CAGAAAGAAAAATAAGGGTCAAGTTAGTAAGGGCGTACGGTGAATGCCCTGGCATCAGAGGGCGATGAAGGACGTAGGAGGCTGCGATAAGCCACGGGGAGGAGTCAACCATCCTTTGATCCGTGGATTTCCGAATGGGAAAACCCAGTCCCGGTAAAGCGGGATTATCATGCACTGAATAAATAGGTGTATGAGGCAGACCCGGGGAAGTGAAACATCTCAGTACCCGGAGGAAAAGAAATCTAATGAGATTCCCTCAGTAGCGGCGAGCGAAAGGGGAAGAGCCCAAACCGACCCTACAACAAAGAAGACAGGCAAAGGTACAGGTATAGGAAAAAAGAAATGTTTGTATTTTCTAATTTCTCTACTTTTACCTATACCTAATTTCTGCCTTTTTTGTTGTAGGGTCGGGGTTGTAGGACCGCACAAGTAGGAACACTGCATTATAGCTGAATGTTCTGGAAAGGACATCCATAGAAGGTGATAGGCCCGTAAGCGAAATGGTGCAGAAACCGAAGCGGTATCCTGAGTACCACAGGACACGTGGAATCCTGTGGGAAGCTGGGGAGACCACTCTCCAAGGCTAAATACCATCTGATGACCGATAGTGCACTAGTACCGTGAGGGAAAGGTGAAAAGAACCCCGGTGAGGGGAGTGAAATAGAACCTGAAACCGTATGCCTACAAGCAATCGGAGCTTGCCGCAAGGCGAGTGACGGTGTGCCTTTTGATTAATGAGCCGGCGAGTTACTGGCTGTAGCAAGGTTAAGTCCTTAAGGGACGGAGCCGTAGGGAAACCGAGTCTTAATAGGGCGTTTAGTTACAGTTAGTAGACCCGAAGCCAGGTGATCTACCCATGGTCAGGGTGAAGGTGAAGTAAAATTCACTGGAGGCCCGAACTGATGTTTGTTGCAAAAAGCTCGGATGAACTGTGGGTCGGAGCGAAAGACTAATCAAACCTGGTGATAGCTGGTTCTCCCCGAAATGCATTTAGGTGCAGCCTCTAAGTAGTCGTAGGGGGGTAGGGCACTGGATGGGCTAGGGCCTCGAATGGGGTACCAAACCCAACCAAACCACGAATACCCTATTGATGTTCTTAGGGAGTGAGACTGCGGGTGCTAAGATTCGTAGTCGAGAGGGAAACAGCCCAGACCGTCAGCTAAGGTCCCTAAAGGTGTTCTAAGTGGGAAAGGATGTAGTGTTGCTTAGACAGCCAGGATGTTGGCTTAGAAGCAGCCATCATTTAAAGAAAGCGTAATAGCTCACTGGTCAAGCGACACTGCGCCGAAAATTTATCGGGGCTAAGTACACTACCGAAGCTACGGATTCATCGCAAGATGAGTGGTAGGGGAGCATTCTGCGGACCTGTGAAGGTGAGGCGTGAGCCTTGCTGGAGGGGGCAGAAGAGATTATGCCGGCATAAGTAGCGCAAATCCTGATGAAAAGTCAGGACGCCGTAAACCTAAGGTTTCCTGGGGAAGGGAAATCCGCCCAGGGTTAGTCGGGCCTAAGGCGAGGCTGAAAAGCGTAGCCGATGGACAACTGGTTAACATTCCAGTACCATCTTGTATGTGTTTGACCGAAGGGGGGACGCAGAAGGACAGTCTGAGCCTGGTGATGGTTCAGGTCCAAACACTTAGGCTGGTGAGTAGGCAAATCCGCTCACCATTAAAGCTGATGTGTGATGGGGAAGCCCTCAAGGGTGAACTCAGGCGATTCCACACTGACGAGAAAAACCTCGTAGGGAATATACAGGATGACCGTACCGCAAACCGACACTGGTAGGTGAGTAGAAGATACTAAGGCGATCGAGTTAACCCTCGCTAAGGAACTCGGCAAAATAACCCCGTAACTTCGGGAGAAGGGGTCCCCGCGCAAGCGGGGCGCAGTGAAGAGGCCCAGGCGACTGTTTACCAAAAACACAGGAGGCTGCTAACTCGTAAGAGGATGTATAGCCTCTGACGCCTGCCCGGTGCCGGAAGGTTAACAGGAGGGGTCATCCGCAAGGAGAAGCCCTGAATCGAAGCCCCGGTAAACGGCGGCCGTAACTATAACGGTCCTAAGGTAGCGAAATTCCTTGTCGGGTAAGTTCCGACCTGCACGAATGGCGTAACGATCTGGGCGCTGTCTCGGCGAGGGGCTCGGCGAACTTGAGATACCGGTGAAGACGCCGGTTACCCGCAACTAGACGGAAAGACCCTGTGCACCTTTACTATAGCTTGACAGTGAGCTTTGGTGATATATGTGTAGGATAGGTGGGAGGCTTTGAGGCGTGGGCGCTAGTTCACGCTGAGCCGTCCTTGAAATACCACCCTTATCTTACTGGGGCTCTAACCTGTCCCCGTGATCCGGGGAAGGGACACTGTCTGGTTGGTAGTTTGACTGGGGCGGTCGCCTCCTAAAGAGTAACGGAGGCGTCCAAAGGTCTCCTCAGGCTGGACGGAAACCAGCCGTCGAGTGCAAAGGCATAAGGAGGCTTGACTGCGAGGCAAACAAGCCGAGCAGGTACGAAAGTAGGGCTTAGTGATCCGGTGGTTCTGAGTGGAAGGGCCATCGCTCAACGGATAAAAGGTACGCCGGGGATAACAGGCTTATCGCGTCCAAGAGTTCACATCGACGACGCGGTTTGGCACCTCGATGTCGACTCATCGCATCCTGGGGCTGAAGTAGGTCCCAAGGGTTCGGCTGTTCGCCGATTAAAGCGGTACGAGAGTTGGGTTCAGAACGTCGTGAGACAGTTCGGTCCCTATCTGTTGTGGGCGGAGGAGACTTGAGGGGAGCTGTCCTTAGTACGAGAGGACCGGGATGGACAGACCTCTAGTGTTCCGGTTGTCATGCCAATGGCAATGCCGGGTAGCTATGTCAGGAAGGGATAAACGCTGAAGGCATCTAAGTGTGAAGCCCACCCCAAGATTAGGTCTCCCGTGGAGTAATCCACCTAAAGGTCTGTGGTAGACCACCACTTTGATAGGCTGGAAGTGTAAGTGCAGTAATGCATTCAGCTGACCAGTACTAATAGGCCGTGAGGCTTGACCCTTATTTTTAATTTCTTTCTGTTGTCAAAGTTAGGGATAGAAACTATTGTACTAAATAGTTTCTATCCCCCCTTGTCAAATTCTTTTAAAAGAGTACAATTTAAGCAAGACCAGTTTAAAAAATCAGAGAGATATGAAATAGAGCAGGTGCCTAAAAACACGCGTTCTGTTTCAGATATCCTGATATATGTGACAAGAAGATGAGAGAAAGAGATATATTTGAAGAAATACTTGAAATCGGTAAGAGACGAGGAGTTCTTACCTATGACGAGATAAACGAAGCGCTTCCTTCCGAATTTTTTTCCCCGGATGAGTTAGAAGACCTGATGGACCTTCTTCATGATATGGGAGTGAAGGTTGTAGATAACGAAGAAGTTGCCCTGCCTGAAGAGGAAGCAGAAGAAGAGGTCGAAGAATACGAAAAAACAGAAGATCTTGTCCAAGCTTATTTTCATTCCATGGGTGATATATCAATACTTACCCGGTACGAAGAAACCGAGCTTGCCAAAAAACTTGAAGAGGGCAAAGAAATAATAAAGGCAATAGTGTCCTCGCTGCCGATTTATAAAAACGGCGAGATACTGCCCGAAGAGGAAGAAGAGCCTATTCCAGAGGAGGAAAGGGCAGACGAATTGCTCTTGAGAACTATCAACAGGCTGGAAGAGCTGATGAGGCAGATCGCTGTAATCGATAACAAACTCCCCAAGGGCAGTTTGTTAAGGGAACTAAAGAAGACAATCAGTGAAAAGAAGAAAAAAGGGATAAACACAAAAAAGCTTGAGGCAACCGCAAAAGATGTGCAGATGGAATATAGAAAAATAGAAGCAGAAATAGGAATAAAGGCAGATGAATTTAAAGATATGTGGAGCCGCATATCAAAGGCAAAAGCGCTCATGCTTGAAGCAAAAAACGAGCTCATTACGCGCAATCTCAGGTTGGTTGTTAACATAGCCAAAAATTATGTCGGCAGAGGCCTTCCGCTGCTTGACCTCATACAGGAAGGCAATATCGGCCTTATGAAGGCTGTTGATAAATTTAAATACGAAAAAGGCTTCAAGTTCAGCACATATGCTACATGGTGGATAAGACAGGCGATAACAAGGGCGCTTATTGACCAGACAAAGACCATAAGAGTGCCTGTTCACATGATGGAATTTTATAACAGAGTTACAAAAGCCTCAAGAGAACTTACGCAGCAGCTTGGAAGAGAACCTACCAATGAGGAGATTGCCAAGAAACTTACAGTGCCGACGAGGAAGGTTGAAGAAGTCTTCAGGGCGATACAGGATCCTATTGCTCTCCAAACGCCTGTCGGAGATGAAGATACAGAACTCGAAGATTTTATTGGAGATAAAAACAGCCCGTCTCCTTACTCTGATGCTGAAAGGAATGAAATATCCGAGCAGATGCAGCAGATACTGAAAACCCTTACTCCAAAGGAAGAAAGAGTCATCAGGATGAGGTTCGGGATTGGAGCAGACAGGGATCATACACTTGAAGAAGTCGGCAGGCATCTGTCAATAACAAGAGAAAGAGTCCGCCAGATAGAGGCAAAGGCATTGAGAAAACTCAAACATCCAAGCAGGCTTAAAGCGCTTAAGACCTTATCAACATAATTTAATTTTTACTTCACGCCGCTTATTTCATCGCCGACTCTGACTGCGGATTCGCTTCGCTTCACAATAGCAGTTGCCGTCGTAGGCTTTAGATTAATAATCTGAATGATCCCGCTTGTTCTTGATTTGTTGTATTTGTCCACAGACCTTGTTTTCAGTATATCGCCGAGTTCGAGTCCGTCATTCTTGCCTTTATCTATAAACAGTATGTCATAGGAGCCGCTAATGAGTTTCATGTAGTGAGATGCTATTACAAAGCCGCTGACATCAGGCTTTCTCGGCGCATCTATTTCTATTATCGGTTCAACTTCGTGGAATGTATCAAGCAGGTCTCCTACACGTATGTCACCGTAAGCCCTTGTGATTTTTGCCTTTGTAAAGCTGTTTTCTTTCCCTGTTATCTCTGCGATGCCAACCACGGCAATAAGAGAGCCTATTTTCTTGTCGGTTTTCGGATGCTTTACAAGGGCGGTTGGGCGTATGATATAGAATCTCTCGCCTGTATTTGAATCAGAATCTGTTTTTACGTATAGGAAGTCATTATCGCCAAAAAGCGTTTTTCCGGAAGGGGATCCCGTTACTTTCCCGACGCTCTTTATTTCTTTTGCGATATAATCTGTAATATACCCGCTTGATAGTATCAGATTCTCATCGGCAAGATAATTTTTCTTGACAGGTTCTATTTTAGTTTCAACAGGTTTCAGTTGTTCTTCTTTTTTCGGAGTTGCCGCTCCTGTCTCTGTCACTGCAGATGCTTTTTCTGTAGCGGCTTCTTCTGCCTGCTCTTTTTGAATCAGTCTGAGCGGGATTTTTATCATCTGACTGGGGAATATCCTGTCAGGATTTTTAATGTCGGGGTTCTCCTTCCATATCTTCGGCCAGAGAAAAGGGTCCCGTATTTCTTTAGAAGAGATGTCCCAGAGAGTGTCTCCTTTCAACACCTGATATTCCTTGTATTCCGTATCCTGACCGGATGAGGTTAGGAAAGAAAATGCGATAACCATGAACGCCAACATGCCTATGAGACTTATTTTTTTGATCATCTTCGTCTCCTTTTAAGCTTAAAGTAATATGCTTTATATATTATATTACAATTTAAAGATTTGTCTATAGTTTTTGGTGAGGGATTTTCGGGTTCCGAAAAGTTTAAGGCATTGGTTTTACAACAATAACCCTAATCCCCGTTTTTCATATGCCTGATCCAAATGCCGAAAACAGGGTCAACTATCCGATATGTTTTGTCCTTTACTTCAATATAATCAAGGGCAATCAATTTTTTAATAGCACCTTGAACTCCACCTATAGAGCCTAAATTAAATTTAGACATATACTCAGCAGAAAAGAGACTTTCCGTCGGTTGCTCGGCTAAGGCGGAAATAAGTTTTATCTGCTGAAGCGAAAGGGACTGAATAAGCGCTTCATAGACAGGTCTTTCTTCCTCAACAGCCTTCCTAAATCCTCTGGCATAGTCATCATCCTTTATCTGCTTGCCGCTGATTTCAAAAATAGAGTATGGTATCCTCTGAATGTAGTAGGGGTAACCATTCACCGTTTCAACGATTTTTTTGGCAAGTTCCTCAGAACAAACCTTTCCTCCAACTTTAAACTGCTGGGTTATAAATCCCACAGCTTCTTCATCAGGCAGCGGGGTTAAGGGATAATTTATTGCGCTCCTGTAAAAAGGCCTCTTTTTTTCGTTAAACATATCGTTCAGAATTCTTCTTCTGCTCCCTACGAAGAAATAAGAGGCATTTGCATGCGTCTGTATGTGGCTCCTCATTATCCCCTCAATCTGTAACGCCTCCTGCAACTCAACGATCTCCTGAAATTCACCAAACACTATATGACAACCCTTCTCATAATCATTAATGAACCTGCCAACAGCAGAAAGGGTATCTTCAAGAAGGTCTATTCCTTTTTTCTTTGAAGTCGGTTCAACAGTTAAAGAGATGCCATATTCAGGGTCCGGACGTAAAACAGGCCGCCATGCAGTTATTATCTTTACAACTTTTTTAAATAAAGGTTCATTTTTCTGGCTGAACGCATAAACACGGGAAACTAACCTTGCCGTCATATCTTCAATCGAATCGACCCCAAAGAAATCGATATAAATAGCGGCAGAGCCCTGCTTGGCTAATTTATTTTGCACTCGCTTTACCAGTGATGTCTTGCCGTATCTCCTTGGAGAAATCAGAACTACATTGGCTTTGTTTCGAGCGTGGGAAGTAAGTTCTTTCATTTCATGCTGACGGTTACAGAAAGGAGCGGAGAGAGGAAGCTCTCTAAAATAGAACGGATTTTGCATATGTACCTCCCCATTACTGATTCATAGTTACTATAAGATAATAACTATTATATCATAAAGCAAAACTGTGATAAAATTCAAACAGGTTAGTTACGCGTTATTTAAAACGCATATGCTCTCTTTTATGTCTGCCCTCTTTAACGCTTTCTTTATTGCCTGCTCTATGCGCACATCACCTGTGAAGTCGCAAACAAGAGCGTTTTGCTACCGCAAATTTCTCCCTATAACTCGCACACGCGGCCTTGCCGGTAGCGGTGCTGATTTCATTCTGGAACAGTTAGGGTGTTCCAGAAAAGATTATAGGTTACGATTTTTTACTCCGGCTTCCCTGTCATCACAAATGCGCCCCAGTAAAATGGATTCTGTTTCTTCATCATCATGTTCAGTTTTGCCTGCCTCAATGCCTCTGCCTTTGTCCTGCCTTCTGACATCAGTGTGTAAAAATCTGTCATAAGTTCTGTTGTTTCTGCGCTTGGAACGCTCCATAAACTCATTACCAATGTCTTTGCGCCTGAAAGTATGAAAGCTCTCTTTAAACCAAACACGCCTTCTCCGTTTTTCACATCTCCAACGCCAGTCTCACACGCAGACAGCACCACAAGGTCTGTTCCCTTCAAGTTCAGTCCGAGTATTTTTTCTGCGCTCATTATGCCGTCGTCCCTTCCGGCTTTGAGCGAGGCATTTACTCCTGAAAACACTATCCCGGAACGGAGCATCGGATTTTCAATATTGATCGTCTCGTCTTTTGCCATAAAGTCTTCTTTCAGTTTTATGGTGATTCCTCTCGTCTCACTGCTCCCTTTGAGTTCTTCGTCATTAAGGAAATATCCGTGAGTTGCAAGATGGAGTATTTTAGGCGTCTCTGCGGAGAATATCATTTCTTCAATTGCTTTTGTGTTCTGATAGTTCTTTACCTTAATTTTCTTTTTGTGAGTCAAGACCTTCTCTATGGTGTCTGCCTCCTGTTTTGTATCAGGAAGCCTGTCAAAGCTTATATTCAAGACATCTTTTGATAATCCTCCCCTTATCGTCTTCGCCACCTTCATTTCCTTTGTCATTTTATCCCGTTCCATTAATCCCATGTCATAGTCAGGGTCTGCGATGATAAGGGCGTCGCCTTTTGCGATGTTTGTATCGGTAAATCTGACTATATCCCTTCCTGCTGATATGTAGCTGATTGTATATTCTTCCATAAGGTATTTATTTGAAGGTGTTACCAGCGCTTCGAATGGTATCAGGTTGAGATTACCGTCAGGGCTTATAAATAACTGCTTCCTGCCTTT
The window above is part of the Nitrospirota bacterium genome. Proteins encoded here:
- a CDS encoding LysM peptidoglycan-binding domain-containing protein encodes the protein MIKKISLIGMLAFMVIAFSFLTSSGQDTEYKEYQVLKGDTLWDISSKEIRDPFLWPKIWKENPDIKNPDRIFPSQMIKIPLRLIQKEQAEEAATEKASAVTETGAATPKKEEQLKPVETKIEPVKKNYLADENLILSSGYITDYIAKEIKSVGKVTGSPSGKTLFGDNDFLYVKTDSDSNTGERFYIIRPTALVKHPKTDKKIGSLIAVVGIAEITGKENSFTKAKITRAYGDIRVGDLLDTFHEVEPIIEIDAPRKPDVSGFVIASHYMKLISGSYDILFIDKGKNDGLELGDILKTRSVDKYNKSRTSGIIQIINLKPTTATAIVKRSESAVRVGDEISGVK
- a CDS encoding ATP-binding protein encodes the protein MQNPFYFRELPLSAPFCNRQHEMKELTSHARNKANVVLISPRRYGKTSLVKRVQNKLAKQGSAAIYIDFFGVDSIEDMTARLVSRVYAFSQKNEPLFKKVVKIITAWRPVLRPDPEYGISLTVEPTSKKKGIDLLEDTLSAVGRFINDYEKGCHIVFGEFQEIVELQEALQIEGIMRSHIQTHANASYFFVGSRRRILNDMFNEKKRPFYRSAINYPLTPLPDEEAVGFITQQFKVGGKVCSEELAKKIVETVNGYPYYIQRIPYSIFEISGKQIKDDDYARGFRKAVEEERPVYEALIQSLSLQQIKLISALAEQPTESLFSAEYMSKFNLGSIGGVQGAIKKLIALDYIEVKDKTYRIVDPVFGIWIRHMKNGD
- a CDS encoding sigma-70 family RNA polymerase sigma factor, whose protein sequence is MRERDIFEEILEIGKRRGVLTYDEINEALPSEFFSPDELEDLMDLLHDMGVKVVDNEEVALPEEEAEEEVEEYEKTEDLVQAYFHSMGDISILTRYEETELAKKLEEGKEIIKAIVSSLPIYKNGEILPEEEEEPIPEEERADELLLRTINRLEELMRQIAVIDNKLPKGSLLRELKKTISEKKKKGINTKKLEATAKDVQMEYRKIEAEIGIKADEFKDMWSRISKAKALMLEAKNELITRNLRLVVNIAKNYVGRGLPLLDLIQEGNIGLMKAVDKFKYEKGFKFSTYATWWIRQAITRALIDQTKTIRVPVHMMEFYNRVTKASRELTQQLGREPTNEEIAKKLTVPTRKVEEVFRAIQDPIALQTPVGDEDTELEDFIGDKNSPSPYSDAERNEISEQMQQILKTLTPKEERVIRMRFGIGADRDHTLEEVGRHLSITRERVRQIEAKALRKLKHPSRLKALKTLST